The following proteins come from a genomic window of Lachnoclostridium phytofermentans ISDg:
- a CDS encoding L-fucose/L-arabinose isomerase family protein, producing the protein MNNIPNINVGIVAVSRDCFPMSLSNRRREAVVSSYREKGLEIYECPITIENEKDMLKALADVKAANCNALVVYLGNFGPESSETLLAKNFDGPVMFAAAAEETTSILADERGDAYCGMLNASYNLKLRNIRAYIPEYPVGTPTEVATMIEDFLPIARTIIGLQNLKIISFGPRPQDFLACNAPIKALYSLGVEIEENSELDLFASFNDHANDPRIPDVIKDMEEELGTGNNMPGILPKLAQYELTLLDWAEAHKGCKEFVVFANKCWPSFQTQFGFVPCYVNSRFASKGMPVSCEVDIYGALSEYLGVCVSEDSVTLLDINNTVPADMYDASIKGKFDYKPTDTFMGFHCGNTPSKKLSSCSMKNQKIMARSLEPNQEPNITRGTLEGDIAPGEITFFRLQSTADTVLRAYVAEGEVLPVPTQSFGSIGVFAIPEMKRFYRHVLVEKNYPHHGAVAFGHFGKAIFEVFKYFDVADIEFNRPASMMYPTENPFYR; encoded by the coding sequence ATGAATAACATTCCAAACATTAATGTCGGCATTGTTGCCGTAAGTAGAGACTGTTTCCCTATGAGTCTCTCCAACAGAAGAAGAGAAGCTGTTGTTTCCTCTTATCGCGAAAAAGGGCTTGAAATTTATGAATGTCCAATCACGATTGAAAATGAGAAAGATATGTTAAAAGCACTTGCTGATGTAAAAGCAGCAAATTGTAATGCTCTCGTTGTTTACCTTGGTAACTTTGGTCCAGAAAGCAGCGAAACATTATTAGCAAAGAATTTTGATGGTCCTGTTATGTTTGCTGCAGCTGCAGAGGAAACTACCTCTATACTTGCAGATGAACGTGGCGATGCATACTGTGGTATGTTAAATGCAAGCTATAACTTAAAGTTACGTAATATCCGTGCATACATACCAGAATATCCGGTTGGTACACCAACTGAGGTTGCTACTATGATTGAAGATTTCTTACCAATCGCTCGTACAATTATCGGTTTACAGAACTTAAAGATTATCTCCTTCGGTCCAAGACCTCAGGATTTCCTTGCTTGTAATGCTCCAATCAAAGCGTTATACAGCCTAGGTGTTGAAATTGAAGAAAACTCTGAGCTTGACTTATTCGCATCATTTAACGATCATGCCAATGATCCACGAATTCCAGATGTGATAAAAGATATGGAAGAAGAACTTGGTACTGGAAATAATATGCCTGGCATCCTTCCTAAGCTTGCACAGTACGAGCTTACATTACTTGACTGGGCAGAGGCTCACAAGGGTTGTAAAGAGTTTGTTGTATTCGCTAATAAGTGCTGGCCTTCCTTCCAGACTCAGTTTGGTTTCGTACCATGTTATGTAAACAGTCGTTTTGCAAGTAAGGGTATGCCAGTCTCCTGTGAAGTTGATATCTATGGTGCATTAAGTGAGTACCTTGGAGTTTGTGTCAGTGAAGATTCCGTTACTCTTCTTGATATTAACAACACTGTACCAGCTGATATGTACGATGCTTCTATCAAAGGCAAGTTTGACTATAAGCCAACCGATACCTTCATGGGCTTCCACTGTGGAAATACACCATCTAAGAAATTATCCTCCTGTTCTATGAAGAATCAGAAGATTATGGCTAGAAGCCTTGAGCCAAATCAGGAACCAAACATCACAAGAGGTACCTTAGAGGGTGATATCGCTCCAGGTGAAATCACATTCTTTCGTCTTCAAAGCACTGCTGATACTGTATTACGTGCTTATGTTGCAGAAGGTGAAGTACTTCCTGTTCCGACTCAGTCTTTTGGTAGCATCGGTGTATTTGCTATTCCAGAGATGAAGCGTTTCTACCGTCATGTATTAGTAGAAAAGAATTACCCTCATCACGGAGCTGTTGCATTCGGACATTTCGGTAAGGCAATTTTTGAAGTATTTAAATACTTTGATGTAGCTGATATTGAATTTAATAGACCAGCCTCCATGATGTATCCAACAGAAAATCCATTCTACAGATAA
- a CDS encoding TlpA disulfide reductase family protein has protein sequence MKKWLSMLILAICMFSLVACSNNEIEGTKQPFPEFEGVDFEGNSVSNDIFKDYDATIINFWTNGCGSCIAEMPELEEYYQKFKEKNINLIAVAASAGDSDEMRLGAEKILKEKGVTFTNIIPDINSSFYKDFICEITGFPITYIVDSEGNMIGAPLIGVVKKQEDTLMKRLDKITEQ, from the coding sequence ATGAAAAAATGGCTTAGCATGTTAATACTGGCTATATGTATGTTTTCGCTTGTTGCTTGCAGCAACAACGAAATTGAGGGTACAAAGCAGCCCTTTCCTGAATTTGAAGGAGTTGACTTTGAAGGTAATTCCGTAAGTAACGATATTTTTAAGGATTATGATGCGACAATTATAAACTTTTGGACAAACGGATGTGGTAGCTGTATCGCAGAGATGCCAGAACTTGAGGAATATTATCAAAAATTTAAGGAGAAAAACATCAATCTGATTGCAGTAGCAGCCAGCGCGGGTGATTCTGACGAGATGAGATTAGGAGCGGAGAAGATATTAAAAGAAAAAGGAGTTACTTTTACCAATATCATCCCTGATATTAATAGCAGCTTTTATAAGGACTTTATTTGTGAAATAACGGGATTTCCTATTACCTACATTGTGGACAGCGAGGGAAATATGATTGGAGCTCCACTTATTGGTGTGGTAAAAAAACAGGAGGATACGCTGATGAAACGGTTAGATAAGATTACAGAGCAGTGA